Below is a genomic region from Fundidesulfovibrio magnetotacticus.
GAGCATGGCCGGGAACACGTCCCTGCCGAAGTCCGAGAAGCCCTGGGGCGGGATGAAGTCCAGCACGGAGGGCTCGCAGGCGTAGACTCCGGCGTTGGCCAGGTCGGTGAAGGCCACGGGGGGCTTTTCCACGAAGCGGGTGATGCGTCCTGCCCCGTCCAGGTCCACGAGGCCGCACTGGGTGGGGTTGTCCACGCGGTAGAGGCCCACGGTGGCCTGCGCGCCCGAGGCCTGGTGGGCGCGCGTCAGGGCCGACACGTCGAAGGCCGAGAGCACGTCTCCGTACCAGACCAGGAAGGGCTGGCGCAGCAGGGGCCGGAAGGCGTTGAGCGCCCCGGCGGTTCCCAGCAGCTCGGGCTCGTCGGAGAAGTGCAGGCGCACGCCGAAGGCGTGGCCGTCGCCGAAGTGGGCGCGCACCTTGTGGGGCAGGTGGTGCAGGTTCACGCAGACGTCGGTGAAGCCGTGGGCCGCCAGGTGGCGCACGGTGCGCTCCAGCACGGGCACGCCCGCCACGGGGACCATGGGCTTGGGGCAGGTGTCCGTGAGGGGGCGAAGGCGCGTGCCCAGGCCCGCGCAGAGCACCACGGCGGTCTTCACGCCGGGCTCCCGGCGGGGACGCGGCCTTCGTTGCCCGGGCGACGCCGCCGGGCGCGGAGGAGGGCCGCGCTCGTCACGCCGCGCCTCCGTCCAGGCCCGCTTCGGGCTGGGGCGGGACGGCGTCGCGGGTGCCGGGCAGGGTGGTCTCCACCTGGATGAAGGCCGCGCGGTCGTTGACGTTCATCTCCTTGTACTGGGGGCACTTGGCGCAGGTGGACATGGCCCGGGGCGTGTTGATGGTGGCGCGCACGGCCTGGAAGCGCTCGTTGTTCCAGATGTCTTCCACGCCCTCCACGGCCAGGTCGCCCATGATGTCCTTGGAGAGCATGCACAGGCGCACCTTGCCGTCGGACTGCACGAAGACCTCCTCCCAGGGGCGGGGGCATTTCTTGTGC
It encodes:
- a CDS encoding nucleotidyltransferase family protein is translated as MKTAVVLCAGLGTRLRPLTDTCPKPMVPVAGVPVLERTVRHLAAHGFTDVCVNLHHLPHKVRAHFGDGHAFGVRLHFSDEPELLGTAGALNAFRPLLRQPFLVWYGDVLSAFDVSALTRAHQASGAQATVGLYRVDNPTQCGLVDLDGAGRITRFVEKPPVAFTDLANAGVYACEPSVLDFIPPQGFSDFGRDVFPAMLAAGAELHGHAIDEPLIDVGSPEKLERANALYAAPGGQP